The following are from one region of the Mycolicibacterium diernhoferi genome:
- a CDS encoding RNase H family protein has protein sequence MVPLPRARPKPVDLVYARPRPPETIAIAVAAADFGYRYAAVGELRCWSGFVATTGKDTALLDAIDRIRSEHGKHLRMRFLVNLPTTSPVWGRAHSIWWIERPDTADQHLFDAAVEQLRQAPPAPAAPLTVDLEPVTVATDGSVRGEHAGFAWLTCTAYYGMAGYRSVPKIVGKQPVLVAELLAIGDAVRELTRRHLSIVSDSQDAVAVVQRWKRGHDVMPIDYPAGGFLQAARQQIRAERDRIDVRWAPGHRGEPLNEGADTLARLASRYRRGDRDLDVGEYGRRAQGIAEGFAAEFRRTTPIFLPHRRSARDPHRRRDHPLTQQTTPD, from the coding sequence ATGGTCCCGCTGCCACGAGCCCGACCCAAACCGGTCGACCTCGTCTACGCACGCCCGCGCCCACCCGAGACGATCGCGATCGCCGTTGCCGCCGCCGATTTCGGATATCGCTACGCCGCCGTCGGGGAGCTTCGGTGTTGGTCCGGCTTCGTCGCCACGACCGGCAAGGACACCGCGTTGCTGGACGCCATCGACCGGATCCGCTCCGAGCACGGAAAGCACCTGCGGATGCGGTTCCTGGTCAACCTGCCCACCACCAGCCCGGTGTGGGGCCGTGCCCACAGCATCTGGTGGATCGAGCGTCCCGACACCGCCGATCAACACCTGTTCGACGCCGCGGTGGAGCAACTGCGCCAAGCTCCGCCCGCGCCCGCGGCGCCGTTGACCGTCGACCTGGAGCCGGTCACGGTGGCCACCGACGGATCCGTGCGTGGTGAGCACGCCGGTTTCGCGTGGTTGACCTGCACCGCGTATTACGGGATGGCCGGGTACCGGTCTGTACCGAAAATCGTTGGCAAGCAACCGGTCCTCGTCGCCGAACTGCTCGCGATCGGTGACGCCGTCCGCGAGCTGACCCGGCGCCACCTGTCGATCGTGTCCGACAGCCAGGATGCCGTCGCCGTGGTGCAGCGGTGGAAGCGCGGTCACGACGTGATGCCCATCGACTATCCGGCCGGTGGCTTCTTGCAGGCCGCGCGCCAACAGATCCGTGCCGAACGCGACCGGATCGACGTGCGGTGGGCGCCCGGCCACCGCGGCGAACCGCTGAACGAGGGCGCCGACACCCTGGCGCGGCTGGCGTCGCGGTACCGGCGAGGTGACCGTGACCTCGACGTCGGCGAGTACGGTCGCCGGGCCCAGGGCATCGCTGAGGGTTTTGCGGCGGAGTTTCGGCGGACCACACCTATTTTTCTCCCGCACCGCCGTTCCGCCCGTGACCCGCACCGACGCCGAGATCACCCCCTCACGCAGCAAACGACCCCAGATTGA
- a CDS encoding YceI family protein, whose protein sequence is MNRKRWLVVVGLLAVLTLGAVAAAPWAYTRFVAEPPQPALTLPSDTRPASTGVDGAWTVQPGSQAGYRVQQQLLWELVDVNGRTDAVTGAAEITGSELTSLEFTVDPATMKSGSPGRDEKFRSADALETATFPTATLTGNGPVDVSGVPADGSPVRLEIPVTLTLKGVARPATAVAEIQRNGDRVDVAGAIAIRLPDFDVVPPKPAASLLEVQPAATIEFLVHLAKE, encoded by the coding sequence GTGAACCGGAAGCGTTGGCTCGTGGTGGTCGGGTTGCTGGCAGTGCTGACCCTGGGTGCGGTGGCCGCGGCGCCCTGGGCCTATACGAGGTTCGTCGCCGAGCCGCCGCAACCCGCCCTGACCCTGCCGTCCGACACCCGGCCGGCGAGCACCGGCGTCGACGGAGCGTGGACGGTGCAGCCGGGCTCGCAGGCCGGCTACCGGGTGCAGCAGCAATTGCTGTGGGAACTGGTCGATGTGAACGGCCGCACCGACGCCGTCACCGGAGCCGCGGAGATCACCGGCTCCGAACTGACGTCGCTCGAATTCACCGTCGACCCGGCGACCATGAAATCGGGCAGCCCGGGCCGCGACGAGAAGTTCCGCAGCGCCGACGCATTGGAGACGGCGACGTTCCCGACCGCCACGCTCACCGGCAACGGACCGGTCGACGTGTCCGGCGTGCCCGCCGACGGCAGCCCCGTGCGGCTGGAGATTCCGGTGACGCTGACGCTCAAGGGTGTCGCCCGGCCCGCCACCGCCGTGGCCGAGATCCAGCGCAACGGGGACCGGGTGGACGTGGCCGGCGCCATCGCGATCCGGCTGCCCGACTTCGACGTCGTCCCGCCGAAACCGGCCGCCTCGCTGCTGGAGGTCCAGCCGGCGGCCACCATCGAGTTCCTGGTGCATCTGGCCAAGGAGTGA
- a CDS encoding mechanosensitive ion channel family protein — translation MDVYNVAFEWTDTSKHWLLEVPIRVVAYLVIALVARYLIHRAIDRATTGRRPKIVDEAQPTADESRTKIPPLLRALRERAGSVSAAKVAARRQQRAQTIGSVLKSTVSIVLLIWVALTILNVLGVNIAPFIASAGVVGLAIGFGAQNLVRDFVTGVFMLLEDQYGVGDTVDLGEATGEVESVGLRITTVRDIDGTLWYVRNGEIARVGNMSQDYAVARVELPVALTVDLARAEQVALEAAEQAIKDPAVAAKVIGEPEMLGVQELSPDRVTLRMTIKTRPNAQWSVQRRLRREILKAYDEHDIDLPYPTGRVPVTVGEQAGE, via the coding sequence ATGGATGTGTACAACGTCGCCTTCGAATGGACCGACACCAGCAAGCACTGGCTGCTCGAGGTGCCGATCAGAGTCGTCGCGTACCTGGTCATCGCGCTGGTGGCGCGCTACCTGATCCACCGGGCCATCGACCGCGCCACCACCGGGCGCAGGCCCAAGATCGTCGACGAAGCCCAGCCCACCGCCGACGAATCCCGAACCAAGATCCCGCCGCTGCTGCGCGCCCTGCGTGAGCGCGCGGGCTCGGTCAGCGCGGCCAAGGTCGCTGCGCGGCGTCAACAACGCGCCCAGACCATCGGCTCGGTGCTCAAATCCACCGTCTCGATCGTGCTGCTGATCTGGGTGGCACTGACCATCCTCAACGTGCTCGGCGTCAACATCGCCCCGTTCATCGCCTCCGCCGGCGTCGTCGGGCTGGCCATCGGCTTCGGTGCGCAGAATCTGGTCCGCGACTTCGTCACCGGCGTCTTCATGCTGCTCGAAGACCAGTACGGCGTCGGCGACACCGTGGATCTGGGCGAGGCCACCGGCGAGGTCGAGTCCGTCGGGCTGCGCATCACCACGGTCCGCGATATCGACGGCACCCTCTGGTACGTCCGCAACGGTGAGATCGCCCGGGTCGGCAACATGAGCCAGGACTACGCCGTCGCCCGCGTCGAGCTCCCCGTCGCCCTGACCGTCGACCTCGCCCGCGCCGAACAGGTCGCCCTGGAAGCCGCCGAGCAGGCCATCAAGGACCCGGCCGTGGCGGCCAAGGTGATCGGTGAACCCGAAATGCTCGGCGTACAGGAACTTTCACCCGACCGGGTCACCCTGCGGATGACGATCAAGACCCGGCCCAACGCCCAATGGTCGGTGCAGCGACGGTTGCGCCGCGAGATCCTCAAGGCCTACGACGAACACGACATCGACCTTCCCTATCCGACCGGCCGGGTGCCGGTCACCGTCGGCGAGCAGGCAGGGGAGTAG
- a CDS encoding L,D-transpeptidase translates to MLTSVRRACLAIVFAVLAVAGGVVLTVLPGCTGHCQTLTATTQELPQASPIEPPRITINPGPRAEVEPVGEVSVTAQSGTLAGVTLVNDAGKEIPGVLAEGGTSWTPAVPLGYGRSYTLTVHGRGPGGMPTRESSTFTTVDPAYQARVYLNSTAYAPLQEGATYGIGMVVVARFDQTITDKATAERRMTVTTEPKTVGSWNWIDDQTAHWRPEKYYAPGTKVTVDAGIYGTRLGEDLYGAQDEKVSFTIGDAHVSIADDATKQVSVYENGKLVRTMPTSMGMGGSETIGNTTLSFWTPRGVYTVMDKANPVIMDSSTYGLPVGSRLGYRNTIPWATRISMDGIYLHQLNDTIWAQGNTNVSHGCLNLSGENAEWFYHFSRPGDIVEIRNTGGEPLAPTNNGDWSVPWAQWRQGSALK, encoded by the coding sequence GTGTTGACCTCTGTTCGTCGTGCCTGTTTGGCGATCGTATTTGCCGTGCTGGCCGTGGCGGGCGGGGTCGTCCTGACCGTGCTGCCCGGCTGCACCGGGCACTGCCAGACGTTGACCGCGACGACGCAGGAGCTGCCGCAGGCCTCACCGATCGAGCCGCCCCGGATCACGATCAACCCCGGACCTCGCGCCGAGGTGGAGCCCGTCGGCGAGGTCTCGGTCACCGCCCAGAGCGGCACCCTCGCCGGTGTCACCCTCGTCAACGACGCGGGTAAGGAGATCCCCGGGGTGCTCGCCGAGGGCGGCACCTCCTGGACGCCGGCGGTGCCGCTGGGCTACGGCCGCAGCTACACCCTGACCGTGCACGGACGCGGTCCCGGCGGCATGCCGACCCGGGAGAGCTCGACCTTCACCACCGTGGACCCGGCCTACCAGGCCCGGGTGTACCTCAACAGCACCGCCTACGCCCCGTTGCAGGAAGGCGCCACCTACGGCATCGGCATGGTGGTGGTCGCGCGGTTCGACCAGACCATCACCGACAAGGCCACCGCCGAACGGCGCATGACGGTGACCACCGAGCCCAAGACCGTCGGCTCCTGGAACTGGATCGACGACCAGACCGCGCACTGGCGCCCGGAGAAGTACTACGCCCCCGGCACCAAGGTCACCGTCGACGCCGGCATCTACGGCACCCGCCTCGGCGAGGACCTCTACGGCGCGCAGGACGAGAAGGTGTCGTTCACCATCGGCGACGCGCACGTCTCGATCGCCGATGACGCCACCAAACAGGTCAGCGTCTACGAGAACGGCAAGCTGGTCCGCACCATGCCGACCTCGATGGGCATGGGGGGCAGCGAGACCATCGGCAACACCACGCTGAGCTTCTGGACTCCGCGCGGGGTCTACACCGTGATGGACAAGGCCAACCCGGTGATCATGGATTCCTCCACCTACGGTCTGCCGGTCGGCTCCCGGCTCGGCTACCGCAACACCATCCCGTGGGCCACCCGCATCAGCATGGACGGCATCTATCTACACCAGCTCAACGACACCATCTGGGCGCAGGGCAACACCAACGTCAGCCACGGCTGCCTGAACCTCAGCGGCGAGAACGCCGAGTGGTTCTACCACTTCTCGCGGCCCGGTGACATCGTCGAGATCCGCAACACCGGCGGCGAACCGCTGGCCCCGACCAACAACGGGGACTGGAGCGTGCCCTGGGCGCAGTGGCGCCAGGGCAGCGCGCTGAAGTAG
- a CDS encoding DUF7159 family protein: protein MSLVLGLSVTSKDIHGELVDGVTGEGDHLDRAVLDVDHIGDFLAEIPADADLHAIGLTWSHDAETEAIKVREALDVYAGGAPVVPVRDVDAAEALARGIAEKAGQDFLIVVVVEPDNAVVATIDGFHIAVESIDHADTATLTDRVRALVHAARPSPDAVYVLGSENPNALVAAIQQETDRPVVTATEADFALTRGAALASAHTANIPAVPAPHHHVSRVRVLTAALGVAAVVFVVSVSLALTAYGAPAEQQQQPVRPVAVESAPVPQQPVAETPLPKTPPVQAKTINIVPAAPAPPPQAPAPPRLRDRILDKVPFADRFR from the coding sequence ATGAGCCTCGTACTGGGCCTTTCGGTGACCTCGAAAGACATCCACGGGGAATTGGTCGACGGGGTGACCGGCGAAGGGGACCACCTCGACCGCGCCGTGCTCGACGTCGACCACATCGGGGACTTCCTGGCCGAGATCCCGGCCGACGCGGATCTGCACGCCATCGGCCTGACCTGGTCGCATGACGCCGAAACCGAGGCCATCAAGGTCCGCGAGGCCCTCGACGTCTATGCCGGCGGGGCGCCCGTCGTCCCGGTCCGCGACGTCGACGCCGCCGAGGCCCTGGCCCGCGGCATCGCCGAGAAGGCCGGCCAGGATTTCCTCATCGTGGTCGTGGTCGAACCCGACAACGCGGTGGTCGCCACCATCGACGGGTTCCACATCGCCGTGGAGAGCATCGACCACGCCGACACCGCCACCCTCACCGACCGGGTGCGTGCCCTCGTGCACGCCGCCCGGCCCAGCCCCGACGCGGTCTACGTGCTCGGCTCGGAGAACCCCAACGCGCTGGTCGCCGCGATCCAGCAGGAGACCGACCGCCCCGTCGTCACCGCCACCGAGGCCGACTTCGCGCTCACCCGCGGCGCCGCGCTGGCCTCCGCGCACACCGCCAACATCCCGGCGGTGCCCGCCCCGCACCACCACGTCTCGCGCGTCCGCGTGCTCACGGCCGCGTTGGGTGTGGCGGCCGTGGTGTTCGTGGTCTCCGTGTCGCTCGCCCTGACCGCGTACGGGGCACCGGCCGAGCAGCAGCAGCAGCCGGTCCGTCCGGTCGCGGTCGAGTCCGCCCCGGTGCCCCAGCAGCCGGTCGCCGAGACACCGCTACCGAAAACCCCACCCGTGCAAGCGAAAACGATCAACATCGTGCCGGCCGCGCCCGCACCACCGCCGCAGGCACCTGCGCCGCCGCGGCTGCGCGACCGGATCCTCGACAAGGTCCCGTTCGCCGACCGATTCCGGTAG
- a CDS encoding peptide chain release factor 3 yields MTENALDTRTAGRVAAEAARRRTFAVISHPDAGKSTLTEALALHARVINEAGAIHGKAGRKSTVSDWMEMEKARGISITSTALQFPYRDCVINLLDTPGHADFSEDTYRVLTAVDAAVMLIDAAKGLEPQTLKLFQVCKHRGIPIITVINKWDRPGRHALELMDEIHERIGLRTTPLTWPVGIAGDFKGVMDRRKGNYIRFTRTAGGATAAPEEHIAAEAAHDAAGIDWDNAVEESELLSADGSDFDPDTFRTGETSPVLFTSAALNFGVNQLLDVLVELAPSPGAIVDVEGNPRPVDAPFSAFVFKVQAGMDSSHRDRIAYARVCSGTFERGDVLTHAGTGKPFVTKYAQSVFGRERSTLDDAWPGDVIGLANAAALRPGDTLYRDVPVTFPPIPSFSPEHFAVVRGKDPSKHKQFRKGIEQLDQEGVVQVLRSDKRGEQAPVFAAVGPMQFEVAAHRMETEIGAAITMEPLPYQIARIVEPEDAEFMNKQVSAEVLTRSDGVLLVLFSTPWRLQGFQRDHPEIKLRSLVATAD; encoded by the coding sequence ATGACCGAGAATGCCCTCGACACCCGTACCGCCGGCCGCGTCGCCGCGGAGGCGGCGCGGCGCCGCACCTTCGCCGTGATCAGCCACCCCGACGCCGGTAAGTCGACGTTGACCGAGGCGCTCGCGCTGCACGCCCGGGTGATCAACGAGGCCGGCGCCATCCACGGCAAGGCGGGCCGCAAGTCCACGGTGTCGGACTGGATGGAGATGGAGAAGGCCCGCGGCATCTCGATCACCTCGACCGCGCTGCAGTTCCCGTACCGCGACTGCGTGATCAACCTGCTCGACACCCCCGGCCACGCCGACTTCTCCGAGGACACCTACCGGGTGCTGACCGCGGTGGACGCCGCGGTCATGCTCATCGACGCCGCCAAAGGTCTTGAGCCGCAGACGCTGAAGTTGTTCCAGGTGTGTAAGCACCGCGGCATCCCGATCATCACGGTGATCAACAAGTGGGACCGCCCGGGCCGGCACGCGCTGGAGCTGATGGACGAGATCCACGAGCGGATCGGGCTGCGCACCACCCCGCTGACCTGGCCGGTCGGCATCGCCGGGGATTTCAAGGGCGTGATGGATCGCCGCAAGGGCAACTACATCCGGTTCACCCGCACCGCCGGTGGCGCCACCGCCGCCCCCGAGGAGCACATCGCCGCCGAGGCCGCCCACGACGCCGCGGGCATCGATTGGGACAACGCGGTCGAGGAATCCGAGCTGCTGTCGGCCGACGGGTCCGACTTCGATCCGGACACCTTCCGGACCGGCGAGACCTCCCCGGTGCTGTTCACCTCGGCCGCGCTGAACTTCGGCGTCAACCAGCTGCTCGACGTGCTGGTGGAGCTGGCGCCGTCGCCGGGCGCCATCGTCGACGTGGAGGGCAACCCCCGGCCCGTCGATGCACCGTTCAGCGCGTTCGTGTTCAAGGTGCAGGCCGGGATGGACTCCTCGCACCGGGACCGGATCGCCTACGCCCGGGTGTGCTCGGGCACCTTCGAGCGCGGCGATGTGCTGACCCACGCCGGCACCGGCAAGCCGTTCGTCACCAAGTACGCCCAGTCCGTGTTCGGCCGCGAGCGCTCCACCCTGGACGACGCCTGGCCCGGTGACGTGATCGGCCTGGCCAATGCGGCGGCGCTGCGTCCCGGGGACACCCTGTATCGCGATGTGCCGGTGACGTTTCCGCCGATCCCCAGCTTCTCCCCCGAGCATTTCGCGGTGGTGCGCGGCAAGGATCCCAGCAAGCACAAGCAGTTCCGCAAGGGCATCGAACAGCTCGACCAGGAGGGCGTGGTGCAGGTGCTGCGTTCGGACAAGCGTGGCGAGCAGGCACCGGTGTTCGCCGCCGTCGGGCCGATGCAGTTCGAGGTGGCCGCGCACCGGATGGAAACCGAGATCGGCGCGGCCATCACCATGGAGCCACTGCCGTACCAGATCGCGCGGATCGTGGAGCCCGAGGACGCGGAGTTCATGAACAAGCAGGTGTCCGCCGAGGTGCTGACCCGCAGCGACGGGGTGCTGCTGGTGCTGTTCTCCACACCGTGGCGGCTGCAGGGCTTCCAGCGCGACCACCCGGAGATCAAGCTGCGCTCGCTGGTGGCCACCGCCGACTGA
- a CDS encoding O-acetyl-ADP-ribose deacetylase: MPDITAVHGDITRQNVDAIVNAANSRMRGGGGVDGAIHRAGGPAVLEDCIRRFPDGLATGDAGWTTAGNLPARWIVHTVGPNYTAGQRDRALLESCYRRSLQVADELGAASMAFPLISAGIYGWPRDDAIAAAIDTIAATDTRVAQVRIVAFDAPAFEAVRTYLDS, encoded by the coding sequence ATGCCGGACATCACCGCCGTGCACGGCGACATCACCAGGCAGAACGTCGACGCCATCGTCAACGCCGCGAACAGCCGGATGCGCGGCGGCGGGGGCGTCGACGGCGCCATCCACCGGGCCGGCGGGCCCGCGGTACTCGAAGACTGCATCCGGCGGTTCCCCGACGGTCTGGCCACCGGTGACGCCGGCTGGACCACCGCCGGCAACCTGCCCGCCCGCTGGATCGTGCACACCGTCGGACCCAACTACACCGCCGGCCAGCGCGACCGTGCCCTGCTGGAATCCTGCTACCGCCGCTCCCTACAGGTCGCCGACGAACTGGGGGCAGCCAGCATGGCGTTCCCTCTGATCAGCGCCGGTATCTACGGTTGGCCACGAGATGACGCCATCGCCGCGGCCATCGACACCATCGCGGCCACCGACACCCGGGTCGCACAGGTCCGCATCGTCGCCTTCGACGCCCCCGCCTTCGAAGCGGTCCGTACCTACCTGGATTCGTAG